One window from the genome of Trabulsiella odontotermitis encodes:
- a CDS encoding PTS mannitol transporter subunit IICBA, which yields MSSDIKIKVQSFGRFLSNMVMPNIGAFIAWGIITALFIPTGWLPNETLAKLVGPMITYLLPLLIGYTGGRLVGGDRGGVVGAITTMGVIVGADMPMFLGAMIAGPLGGWAIKHFDGWVDGKIKSGFEMLVNNFSAGIIGMILAILAFLGIGPAVEVLSKILAAGVNFMVAHEMLPLASIFVEPAKILFLNNAINHGIFSPLGIQQSHDLGKSIFFLIEANPGPGMGVLMAYMFFGRGSAKQSAGGAAIIHFLGGIHEIYFPYVLMNPRLIIAVILGGMTGVFTLSVLNGGLVSPASPGSILAVLAMTPKGAYFANITAIIAAMAVSFVISSILLKTSKVKDDEDLQEATRRIHEMKTESKGATALSAGDVTNDLSHVRKIIVACDAGMGSSAMGAGVLRKKVQDAGLTNISVTNSAINSLPPDVDLVITHRDLTERAMRQVPQAQHISLTNFLDSGLYTSLTERLVAAQRHSDNDVKVRSSLKDSFEAADSNLFKLGAENIFLGRKASNKEEAIRFAGEQLVKGGYVEPEYVEAMLDREKLTPTYLGESIAVPHGTVEAKDRVLKTGVVFCQYPEGVRFGEEESDIARLVIGIAARNNEHIQVITSLTNALDDESIIERLAHTTSVEEVLALLNK from the coding sequence ATGTCATCCGATATCAAGATCAAAGTGCAAAGCTTTGGTCGATTCCTCAGCAATATGGTGATGCCAAATATCGGCGCGTTTATCGCGTGGGGTATTATCACCGCATTATTTATTCCAACAGGGTGGTTGCCTAACGAAACACTGGCGAAGCTGGTTGGTCCGATGATCACCTATCTTCTGCCGCTGCTGATTGGCTACACCGGCGGTCGTCTGGTGGGTGGCGATCGTGGCGGTGTGGTCGGTGCCATCACTACCATGGGCGTTATCGTCGGTGCTGATATGCCGATGTTCCTCGGTGCGATGATCGCAGGTCCGCTGGGCGGCTGGGCGATTAAACACTTTGATGGCTGGGTCGACGGTAAGATCAAATCCGGTTTCGAAATGCTGGTGAATAACTTCTCCGCTGGCATCATCGGTATGATCCTCGCGATTCTGGCGTTCCTCGGCATTGGTCCGGCCGTTGAAGTTCTGTCCAAAATTCTGGCGGCGGGCGTTAACTTCATGGTTGCGCACGAAATGCTGCCACTGGCGTCTATCTTTGTTGAACCGGCGAAAATCCTGTTCCTCAACAACGCCATCAACCACGGTATCTTCTCACCGTTGGGGATCCAGCAGTCTCACGACCTCGGCAAATCCATCTTCTTCCTGATTGAAGCGAACCCGGGTCCGGGTATGGGCGTCCTGATGGCGTACATGTTCTTCGGTCGTGGTAGCGCCAAGCAGTCCGCTGGCGGCGCGGCTATCATCCACTTCCTGGGTGGTATCCACGAAATCTACTTCCCGTATGTGCTGATGAACCCGCGTCTGATCATCGCTGTTATCCTCGGTGGTATGACTGGCGTGTTCACTCTGAGTGTACTGAACGGTGGTCTGGTGTCTCCGGCTTCCCCGGGCTCCATCCTGGCTGTACTGGCCATGACCCCGAAAGGTGCCTATTTCGCGAACATTACGGCGATTATCGCGGCGATGGCGGTCTCCTTCGTGATCTCTTCTATTCTGCTGAAAACCAGCAAAGTGAAAGACGACGAAGACCTGCAAGAAGCCACCCGTCGTATCCATGAAATGAAAACCGAGTCTAAAGGCGCGACGGCGCTGTCTGCCGGTGACGTGACCAACGACCTGAGCCACGTGCGCAAAATCATCGTTGCCTGTGACGCCGGCATGGGTTCCAGTGCCATGGGTGCAGGCGTACTGCGTAAGAAAGTACAGGATGCGGGTCTGACCAACATCTCTGTAACCAACAGCGCGATTAACAGCCTGCCGCCAGATGTTGACCTGGTCATCACGCACCGCGATCTGACCGAGCGCGCCATGCGTCAGGTGCCTCAGGCACAGCATATTTCGCTGACCAACTTCCTGGACAGCGGCCTGTACACCAGCCTGACCGAGCGTCTGGTTGCTGCGCAACGCCACTCGGACAACGACGTAAAGGTCCGCAGCAGCCTCAAAGACAGTTTTGAGGCTGCCGACAGCAACCTGTTTAAACTGGGCGCGGAAAACATTTTCCTCGGCCGCAAAGCGTCAAACAAAGAAGAAGCCATCCGTTTCGCTGGTGAACAACTGGTGAAAGGCGGCTACGTTGAACCGGAATACGTGGAAGCGATGCTGGATCGTGAAAAACTGACCCCGACTTATCTGGGTGAGTCTATCGCGGTACCGCACGGCACTGTTGAAGCGAAAGACCGCGTTCTGAAAACCGGCGTGGTATTCTGTCAGTACCCGGAAGGTGTTCGCTTTGGTGAAGAGGAAAGCGACATCGCCCGCCTGGTTATCGGCATCGCGGCACGCAACAACGAGCATATTCAGGTTATTACCAGCCTGACCAACGCGCTGGATGATGAATCCATCATTGAGCGTCTGGCTCACACCACCAGCGTTGAAGAAGTGCTGGCGCTGCTGAACAAGTAA
- the mtlD gene encoding mannitol-1-phosphate 5-dehydrogenase, with the protein MKALHFGAGNIGRGFIGKLLADAGVTLTFADVNQVVLDALNARHSYQVHVVGENEQVDTVSGVNAVSSIGDDVVDLIASVDLVTTAVGPVVLERIAPAIAKGLTKRKAQGVNTPLNIIACENMVRGTTQLKGHVMNALADADKSWVEAHVGFVDSAVDRIVPPSASATNDPLEVTVETFSEWIVDQTQFKGALPDIPGMELTDNLMAFVERKLFTLNTGHAITAYLGQQTGHQTIRDAILDEKIRAVVKGAMEESGAVLIKRYGFDPAKHAAYIQKILGRFENPYLKDDVERVGRQPLRKLSAGDRLIKPLLGTLEYGLPHANLVKGIAAAMHYRSAQDPQAQELAQLIDDKGPQAALAQVSGLDINSDVVAEAVNAYNATK; encoded by the coding sequence ATGAAAGCATTACACTTTGGCGCAGGTAATATCGGACGCGGCTTTATCGGCAAACTGCTGGCGGATGCCGGCGTGACGCTGACGTTCGCCGATGTGAACCAGGTGGTTCTCGACGCCCTGAATGCCCGTCATAGCTATCAGGTCCACGTAGTGGGTGAAAACGAGCAAGTGGATACGGTGTCCGGCGTTAATGCCGTCAGCAGCATTGGCGACGACGTTGTCGATTTGATCGCCAGCGTTGATCTGGTGACCACCGCCGTCGGCCCTGTTGTGCTTGAGCGCATTGCGCCAGCCATCGCTAAAGGACTCACCAAACGTAAAGCGCAAGGCGTGAACACACCGCTGAATATCATCGCCTGTGAAAACATGGTGCGCGGCACCACCCAACTGAAAGGCCACGTGATGAACGCGCTGGCTGACGCTGATAAATCCTGGGTCGAGGCGCATGTCGGCTTTGTGGATTCCGCCGTCGACCGCATCGTTCCGCCTTCCGCTTCCGCGACCAACGACCCGCTGGAAGTGACGGTAGAAACATTCAGCGAGTGGATTGTCGACCAGACGCAGTTCAAAGGCGCGCTGCCGGATATCCCCGGAATGGAATTAACTGATAACCTGATGGCATTTGTCGAACGTAAGCTCTTCACGCTGAACACCGGTCATGCTATAACCGCCTACCTCGGACAGCAGACGGGTCATCAGACGATCCGTGATGCGATTCTCGACGAGAAAATCCGCGCAGTGGTAAAAGGGGCAATGGAAGAAAGCGGTGCGGTTCTGATCAAACGTTATGGTTTCGATCCCGCTAAACATGCTGCTTACATTCAGAAAATCCTCGGCCGTTTTGAGAACCCTTACCTGAAAGACGACGTTGAACGCGTTGGTCGCCAGCCGCTGCGTAAACTGAGCGCGGGCGATCGCCTGATCAAACCGCTGCTGGGGACGCTGGAATACGGTCTGCCGCACGCCAACCTGGTCAAAGGGATCGCCGCGGCAATGCACTACCGCAGCGCTCAGGATCCGCAGGCGCAGGAACTGGCTCAGCTCATCGATGATAAAGGTCCACAGGCCGCGCTGGCTCAGGTCTCCGGGCTTGATATAAACAGCGACGTGGTGGCGGAGGCGGTTAACGCTTATAACGCGACCAAATGA
- a CDS encoding YibL family ribosome-associated protein, whose amino-acid sequence MKEVEKNEIKRLSDRLDAIRHQQADISLVDGAEKYAELEKEKATLETEITRLRGVHSEKLSNEAQKLTKMPFRRAITKKEQADMGKLKKSVRGLVVVHPMTALGREMGLTEMTGFAKTEF is encoded by the coding sequence ATGAAAGAAGTCGAAAAGAACGAAATCAAGCGTCTGAGCGATCGCCTTGATGCTATTCGCCACCAGCAAGCCGATATTTCGCTGGTCGATGGCGCGGAAAAGTATGCCGAGCTGGAAAAAGAGAAGGCCACGCTGGAAACGGAAATCACCCGTCTGCGTGGCGTTCACAGCGAAAAGCTGAGCAATGAAGCACAAAAGCTGACGAAAATGCCGTTCCGCCGCGCCATTACCAAAAAAGAGCAGGCCGACATGGGCAAATTGAAAAAGAGCGTTCGTGGTCTGGTAGTTGTTCACCCGATGACCGCCCTGGGCCGCGAAATGGGCCTCACGGAGATGACCGGTTTCGCTAAAACTGAGTTCTGA
- the lldR gene encoding transcriptional regulator LldR — MIVMPRRLADEVADRVRALIEEQQLEAGMRLPAERQLALQLGVSRNSLREALAKLVTEGVLLSRRGGGTFVRWQHESWSEHNIVQPLKTLMADDPDYSFDILEARHAIETSTAWHAALRATEADKEKIRLCFDATLSDDPDIASQADVRFHLAIAEASHNVVLLQTMRGFFDVLQSSVKQSRQRMYLVPPVFAKLTEQHQAVLEAIVAGDAEGARQAMMAHLGFVHTTIKRFDEDQARQARITRLPGDPTAFSREK; from the coding sequence ATGATAGTGATGCCCCGGCGTCTTGCAGACGAGGTTGCCGATCGTGTGCGGGCGCTGATTGAAGAACAACAGCTGGAGGCGGGCATGCGTTTGCCCGCCGAGCGCCAGCTGGCCTTACAGCTCGGCGTATCGCGCAATTCACTGCGTGAGGCGCTGGCAAAACTGGTAACGGAAGGCGTGCTGCTCAGCCGTCGCGGCGGCGGAACGTTCGTCCGCTGGCAGCATGAGTCCTGGTCCGAGCACAACATCGTGCAACCGCTGAAAACACTGATGGCGGATGATCCCGATTACAGCTTTGATATTCTCGAAGCCCGCCACGCCATCGAAACCAGCACCGCCTGGCACGCCGCGCTCCGCGCCACTGAAGCTGACAAAGAGAAAATCCGTCTCTGTTTTGACGCCACGCTAAGCGATGATCCGGATATCGCCTCTCAGGCGGATGTGCGTTTTCACCTCGCCATCGCTGAAGCCTCGCACAACGTGGTGCTGCTGCAGACCATGCGCGGTTTTTTTGACGTGCTGCAGTCCTCCGTGAAACAGAGCCGCCAGCGGATGTATCTCGTACCTCCGGTCTTTGCAAAGCTGACGGAGCAGCATCAGGCCGTGCTGGAGGCTATTGTCGCCGGAGACGCCGAAGGCGCGCGTCAGGCAATGATGGCCCACTTAGGATTCGTTCATACCACCATTAAACGTTTTGATGAAGATCAGGCCCGTCAGGCGCGAATCACCCGCCTGCCCGGTGACCCGACCGCGTTTTCCAGGGAGAAGTAA
- the selB gene encoding selenocysteine-specific translation elongation factor — protein sequence MIIATAGHVDHGKTTLLQAITGVNADRLPEEKSRGMTIDLGYAYWPQPDGRVLGFIDVPGHEKFLSNMLAGVGGIDHALLVVACDDGVMAQTREHLAILQLTGQPTLTVALTKADRVDETRIAEVRHDITAVLREFGFDNVTIFATAATEGRGIDMLRDHLIRLPARAHPEHQRFRLATDRAFTVKGAGLVVTGTAFSGDVKVGDTLWLTGVNKPVRVRGLHAQNQPVEQAHGGQRIALNIVGDVQKEDLTRGDWLLSETPPDPTERVIVELNSHQPLTQWQPLHIHHAASHITGRVSLLENNLAELVLDKPLWLADNDRLVLRDISARTTLAGARVVTLNSPKRGKRKPDYLQWLGALAAATDDAQALEVHLQREAVRLAEFGWARQRNREGLEALVQQPGFIQANGSLLNAPLAASWQRKLLEALARYHEQHRDEPGPGRERLRRIALPMEDEALVLTLIEQMRDSGIIGSHHGWLHLPDHKAGFTDEQQAIWQKTQPLFGDEPWWVRDLAHETGTDEQLMRAVLRQAAQQGMITAIVKDRYYRNDRIVTFARMIRELDQQRGSTCAADFRDTLNVGRKLAIQILEYFDRIGFTRRRGNDHLLRDALLFPDTRPE from the coding sequence ATGATTATTGCTACTGCCGGGCATGTCGACCACGGTAAAACGACGCTGCTTCAGGCGATTACCGGCGTGAATGCCGATCGCCTGCCGGAAGAAAAATCACGCGGGATGACTATCGATCTCGGCTACGCCTACTGGCCGCAGCCGGACGGGCGCGTGCTGGGGTTTATCGATGTTCCCGGTCATGAAAAGTTTCTCTCAAATATGCTGGCAGGTGTCGGCGGCATCGATCACGCGCTGCTGGTGGTGGCCTGTGACGACGGCGTGATGGCGCAAACCCGCGAGCATCTGGCGATTTTACAACTGACGGGGCAGCCGACGCTGACTGTCGCCCTGACCAAAGCTGATCGTGTGGATGAAACCAGAATCGCTGAGGTTCGCCACGACATCACCGCTGTTTTGCGCGAGTTCGGTTTCGATAACGTCACGATTTTTGCAACGGCGGCGACAGAGGGCCGCGGCATTGACATGCTGCGCGACCACCTGATTCGTTTACCGGCACGGGCGCATCCTGAGCATCAGCGTTTTCGTCTGGCGACGGACCGTGCTTTCACCGTAAAAGGTGCGGGTCTGGTGGTCACCGGCACGGCGTTTTCCGGCGATGTAAAGGTCGGCGATACGCTGTGGCTCACCGGCGTGAACAAGCCAGTGCGCGTACGTGGGCTGCATGCCCAGAACCAGCCCGTTGAGCAGGCGCACGGCGGTCAGCGCATCGCGCTGAATATTGTTGGCGATGTGCAGAAAGAAGATTTGACGCGCGGCGACTGGCTGCTTTCAGAAACACCGCCGGATCCGACCGAACGGGTGATTGTTGAGCTGAACAGCCATCAGCCGTTAACGCAGTGGCAACCGCTGCATATTCACCATGCGGCGAGTCATATCACCGGGCGCGTTTCCCTGCTGGAGAACAATCTGGCAGAGCTGGTGCTGGATAAACCACTGTGGCTGGCGGACAACGATCGGCTGGTACTGCGCGATATTTCCGCCCGCACAACGCTGGCGGGGGCTCGCGTCGTTACGCTCAACTCGCCAAAGCGCGGCAAACGTAAACCGGACTACCTGCAATGGCTCGGTGCCCTTGCCGCCGCGACGGACGATGCGCAAGCGCTGGAGGTACACCTGCAGCGCGAAGCTGTACGGCTGGCGGAGTTTGGCTGGGCCCGACAACGCAATCGCGAGGGCCTTGAGGCGCTGGTTCAGCAACCAGGATTTATTCAGGCCAACGGCAGTCTGCTGAACGCGCCACTGGCCGCCAGCTGGCAGCGCAAACTGCTGGAGGCGCTGGCGCGCTACCACGAACAGCACCGTGATGAACCAGGGCCAGGACGTGAACGCCTGCGCCGCATCGCGCTACCGATGGAAGACGAAGCGCTGGTGTTGACGCTGATTGAACAGATGCGCGACAGCGGGATTATCGGCAGCCACCACGGCTGGCTGCATTTACCGGATCACAAAGCCGGATTCACCGACGAGCAACAGGCTATCTGGCAGAAAACGCAGCCGCTCTTTGGCGATGAGCCCTGGTGGGTGCGCGATCTGGCGCATGAAACCGGCACTGACGAGCAACTGATGCGCGCCGTGCTGCGCCAGGCGGCGCAACAGGGAATGATTACCGCGATCGTTAAAGATCGTTATTACCGTAACGATCGCATCGTCACCTTCGCGCGTATGATCCGCGAACTGGATCAACAACGCGGGTCAACCTGTGCGGCAGACTTTCGCGACACACTCAATGTCGGGCGAAAACTGGCCATTCAGATCCTCGAGTATTTCGACCGCATTGGCTTCACCCGCCGCCGTGGCAACGACCATCTGCTGCGCGATGCGCTGTTATTTCCTGATACTCGCCCTGAGTAA
- the selA gene encoding L-seryl-tRNA(Sec) selenium transferase, whose protein sequence is MTTENRTLYSQLPATDRLLRDPMFSPLLARFGHSRVVDILRQLLDEARAAIGEHHRLPDWCDDWLQTASERLAQDERSALRPVFNLSGTVLHSNLGRALQSEAAIDAVAQVMRSPVTLEYDLDGAGRGHRDRALAALLCRITGAEDACIVNNNAAAVLLMLAATAQGKEVVVSRGELVEIGGAFRIPDVMRQASCILHEIGTTNRTHPKDYRNAVNENTALLMKVHTSNYSIEGFTKSVDEAALAELGRELNIPVVADLGSGTLVDLSQYGLPKEPTPQEMIAAGVSLVSFSGDKLLGGPQAGIIVGKRDLIARIQQHPLKRALRVDKMTLAALEATLRLYLHPEKLRENLPTLRLLTRPAEEIYAQAERLLPLLIQKYPEFDVRLAPCESQIGSGSLPVNRLPGAALTFTPRDGRGSRLDALAAQWRALPVPIIGRIGEGSLWLDLRCLEDESRFLEMVLK, encoded by the coding sequence ATGACAACCGAAAACCGTACTCTCTACAGCCAGCTTCCTGCTACTGATCGCCTGTTGCGCGATCCGATGTTTTCACCGCTCCTTGCCCGTTTCGGCCATAGCCGGGTGGTGGACATTTTGCGCCAGCTCCTTGATGAGGCGCGCGCGGCGATTGGTGAACATCATAGGCTGCCCGACTGGTGTGATGACTGGCTACAGACGGCTTCTGAACGGCTGGCGCAGGATGAGCGAAGCGCGCTGCGCCCGGTATTCAACCTGAGTGGCACTGTGCTGCACAGCAATCTTGGCCGCGCCCTGCAATCTGAGGCCGCCATTGACGCGGTCGCGCAGGTAATGCGCTCTCCGGTGACGCTGGAGTACGATCTTGACGGTGCCGGGCGCGGGCACCGCGATCGGGCACTGGCGGCGCTGCTGTGCCGCATTACTGGTGCGGAAGATGCCTGCATTGTGAACAACAATGCCGCCGCCGTACTGTTGATGCTGGCGGCAACGGCGCAGGGAAAAGAGGTGGTGGTTTCCCGCGGCGAACTGGTGGAAATTGGCGGTGCGTTTCGTATTCCTGATGTGATGCGCCAGGCGAGTTGTATTCTGCATGAAATCGGCACTACCAACCGCACTCATCCGAAGGACTACCGCAACGCGGTGAATGAAAATACGGCGCTGTTGATGAAGGTGCACACCAGCAATTACAGCATTGAAGGCTTTACCAAATCGGTTGATGAGGCCGCGCTGGCCGAACTGGGGCGCGAACTTAATATCCCGGTAGTGGCCGATCTGGGTAGCGGCACGCTTGTTGATCTCAGCCAGTACGGGCTGCCAAAGGAGCCAACGCCGCAGGAGATGATCGCCGCGGGCGTCAGCCTGGTCAGTTTTTCCGGCGACAAACTGCTCGGTGGGCCGCAGGCGGGGATCATCGTCGGCAAGCGTGATCTAATCGCGCGCATTCAACAACATCCGCTCAAGCGCGCGTTGCGGGTCGATAAGATGACGCTCGCGGCGCTGGAAGCCACGCTCCGTCTCTATCTGCACCCGGAAAAGCTGCGGGAAAACCTCCCCACGCTACGTTTACTGACCCGCCCGGCGGAAGAGATTTACGCGCAGGCGGAACGTCTGTTGCCGCTGCTGATCCAAAAATATCCTGAATTTGACGTCCGGCTCGCGCCCTGCGAGTCGCAGATTGGTAGCGGTTCGCTGCCGGTAAACCGCTTACCCGGCGCCGCGCTGACTTTTACGCCGCGTGACGGGCGCGGCAGCCGTTTGGACGCGCTGGCGGCACAGTGGCGCGCGCTGCCCGTGCCGATCATCGGTCGCATCGGCGAAGGGAGTTTGTGGCTCGATCTGCGCTGCCTTGAGGATGAATCGCGTTTTCTGGAGATGGTACTGAAATGA
- the lldP gene encoding L-lactate permease gives MNLWQQNYDPAGNLWLSSLVASLPILFFFFALIKLKLKGYVAASWTVGIALLVALLFYKMPVDHALASVVYGFFYGLWPIAWIIIAAVFVYKISVKTGQFDIIRSSILSITPDQRLQMLIVGFSFGAFLEGAAGFGAPVAITAALLVGLGFNPLYAAGLCLIVNTAPVAFGAMGIPILVAGQVTGLDSFEIGQMVGRQLPFLTIIVLFWIMAIMDGWRGIKETWPAVMVAGGSFAIAQYLSSNFIGPELPDIISSLVSLVCLTLFLKRWQPVRIFRFADMGASLVDQTLARTNYTAGQVVRAWSPFLFLTATVTLWSVPPFKALFAPGGALYHWVVNISVPFLDKLVARMPPVVHDATPYAAVYKFDWFSATGTAILFAAILSIIWLRMKPKDAVATFGTTLKELALPIYSIGMVLAFAFISNYSGLSSTLALALAHTGNAFTFFSPFLGWLGVFLTGSDTSSNALFAALQATAAQQIGVSDVLMVAANTTGGVTGKMISPQSIAIACAAVGLVGKESDLFRFTVKHSLIFTCMVGVITTLQAYVLTWMIP, from the coding sequence ATGAACCTCTGGCAACAAAATTATGACCCGGCCGGGAATCTCTGGCTGTCGAGCCTGGTGGCTTCGCTGCCGATCCTGTTCTTCTTTTTCGCCCTGATTAAGCTCAAGCTGAAGGGTTACGTCGCGGCAAGCTGGACGGTTGGCATCGCGCTGCTGGTGGCGTTGTTGTTCTACAAAATGCCCGTCGATCACGCGCTGGCGTCCGTCGTTTATGGTTTCTTTTACGGCCTGTGGCCGATCGCGTGGATCATCATCGCCGCAGTGTTTGTCTACAAAATCTCGGTGAAAACCGGGCAGTTCGACATCATCCGGTCATCAATACTGTCGATTACGCCGGACCAGCGTTTGCAGATGCTGATCGTCGGCTTCTCATTCGGCGCATTTCTGGAAGGGGCGGCGGGATTTGGCGCGCCGGTGGCGATCACCGCCGCACTGTTGGTCGGTCTCGGTTTTAACCCGCTTTATGCCGCGGGACTGTGCCTGATCGTCAACACCGCGCCGGTTGCTTTTGGCGCGATGGGGATCCCGATTCTGGTCGCCGGGCAGGTAACCGGGCTCGACAGCTTCGAGATCGGCCAGATGGTCGGTCGTCAGTTGCCGTTCCTGACCATCATCGTGCTGTTCTGGATTATGGCGATCATGGATGGCTGGCGCGGCATCAAAGAGACCTGGCCGGCGGTGATGGTGGCAGGCGGTTCGTTCGCCATTGCGCAATACCTCAGCTCAAACTTTATCGGCCCTGAGCTGCCGGACATCATCTCCTCACTGGTGTCGCTGGTGTGCCTGACGTTGTTCCTGAAACGCTGGCAGCCGGTGCGCATTTTCCGCTTTGCCGATATGGGCGCATCGCTGGTGGATCAGACCCTGGCGCGCACCAATTACACCGCCGGACAGGTGGTTCGCGCCTGGTCGCCGTTTCTGTTCCTGACGGCCACGGTTACGCTGTGGAGCGTCCCGCCCTTCAAAGCGCTGTTTGCCCCTGGCGGCGCGCTGTATCACTGGGTGGTGAACATTTCCGTCCCGTTCCTCGATAAGCTGGTTGCCCGCATGCCGCCCGTGGTTCATGACGCCACGCCGTACGCGGCGGTGTATAAATTCGACTGGTTCTCCGCCACTGGCACCGCCATTCTGTTTGCGGCGATCCTGTCCATCATCTGGCTGCGCATGAAACCGAAAGACGCCGTGGCGACGTTCGGCACCACGCTGAAAGAGCTGGCGCTGCCCATTTATTCGATCGGCATGGTACTGGCGTTCGCCTTTATTTCGAACTATTCCGGCCTCTCGTCAACGCTGGCTCTGGCGCTGGCGCATACCGGCAATGCTTTTACCTTTTTCTCACCGTTCCTCGGCTGGCTGGGTGTGTTCCTGACCGGCTCGGACACCTCGTCGAACGCGCTGTTTGCCGCCCTACAGGCCACGGCCGCGCAGCAGATTGGCGTCTCCGACGTGCTGATGGTGGCTGCAAATACCACCGGCGGCGTCACCGGCAAGATGATCTCCCCGCAATCCATCGCCATCGCCTGTGCGGCGGTTGGTCTGGTAGGGAAAGAGTCTGACCTGTTCCGCTTTACCGTAAAACACAGCCTGATTTTCACCTGCATGGTGGGCGTGATCACCACGCTTCAGGCGTATGTCTTAACCTGGATGATTCCATGA
- the mtlR gene encoding mannitol operon repressor MtlR: protein MRVELARRLPRPLIKLSDMQAIMEETQAFENRVLERLNAGKTVRSFLITAVELLTEAVNILVLQVFRKDDYAVKYAVEPLLDGEGPLGDLSVRLKLIYGLGVISRAEYEDAELLMALREELNHDGNDYIFTDDEILGPFGELHCVAALPPVPQFDNSDADLLAMQKQRYQQVVRSTMVLSLTELISRISLKKAFQK from the coding sequence ATGAGAGTGGAACTGGCGCGGAGGCTTCCGCGCCCATTGATAAAGTTGTCAGATATGCAGGCAATAATGGAAGAAACGCAGGCCTTTGAAAACCGTGTGCTTGAGCGTCTGAATGCTGGCAAAACCGTGAGAAGCTTCCTGATCACCGCCGTCGAACTTCTGACAGAAGCGGTAAATATCCTGGTGCTTCAGGTGTTCCGCAAAGACGACTATGCGGTGAAATATGCAGTGGAACCGTTGCTGGACGGCGAAGGGCCGCTGGGCGATCTGTCCGTACGCCTTAAGCTCATCTATGGCCTCGGAGTGATAAGCCGCGCCGAATACGAAGACGCCGAACTGTTAATGGCGTTGCGCGAAGAGCTGAATCACGACGGCAACGACTACATCTTTACTGATGATGAAATTCTCGGTCCGTTTGGTGAACTCCACTGCGTCGCCGCCCTGCCGCCTGTTCCGCAGTTTGATAACAGCGATGCCGACCTGCTGGCGATGCAAAAGCAGCGTTATCAACAGGTTGTGCGTTCAACCATGGTGTTATCTCTGACCGAGCTGATTTCCCGAATCAGCTTAAAAAAGGCGTTTCAGAAGTAA
- a CDS encoding glutathione S-transferase: MKLIGSYTSPFVRKISVILLEKGIAFEFINEMPYNDVNGVAKYNPLGKVPALVTDNGECWYDSPIIAQYIELLDIAPAMVPREPKAALQMRQLEALADGVMDAGLVAVRELARPVAQQSENELVRQREKINRSLNMLESYAANGTLKGDEVNLATIATACAIGYLNFRHVAPGWCAQRPHLVKLVETLFQRESFARTEPPKA; this comes from the coding sequence ATGAAACTGATCGGCAGCTATACCAGCCCATTCGTGCGCAAAATATCGGTGATCCTGCTGGAAAAAGGGATTGCCTTCGAATTCATCAATGAAATGCCCTACAACGACGTCAACGGCGTGGCAAAGTACAACCCGCTGGGCAAAGTCCCGGCACTGGTAACGGATAACGGCGAATGCTGGTACGATTCGCCGATCATCGCGCAGTACATTGAGCTACTGGATATCGCCCCGGCAATGGTACCGCGCGAACCGAAAGCGGCGCTGCAGATGCGTCAACTGGAGGCGCTGGCCGATGGGGTCATGGACGCCGGACTGGTGGCGGTGCGCGAACTCGCCCGTCCGGTCGCGCAGCAATCGGAAAATGAGCTGGTTCGTCAGCGTGAAAAAATCAACCGCAGCCTTAATATGCTGGAAAGCTACGCCGCCAACGGCACGCTGAAGGGCGACGAGGTGAATCTGGCGACGATCGCGACAGCCTGCGCGATCGGTTATCTTAATTTCCGACATGTGGCGCCAGGCTGGTGTGCGCAACGTCCCCATCTGGTGAAACTGGTGGAAACGCTGTTCCAGCGCGAGAGTTTTGCGCGCACCGAACCGCCAAAGGCTTGA